A region from the Aegilops tauschii subsp. strangulata cultivar AL8/78 chromosome 5, Aet v6.0, whole genome shotgun sequence genome encodes:
- the LOC141022714 gene encoding uncharacterized protein produces the protein MESASVAPASYITFAPFFLKGPAAQWWDSHRWTLLAGTVITWPDFQAAFRAPFIPQGIMDRKKREFRNLTQGNKSVDAYQREFLDLSRYTEEDIATDARRQEKFHDGLHPDIKLALLVHDFVDFSTLVNKAIQVETSLQEHQGSLRRSRDAGSSSGSSA, from the coding sequence ATGGAGTCTGCTAGTGTGGCCCCTGCTAGCTACATCACCTTTGCACCATTCTTTCTGAAGGGTCccgctgctcaatggtgggacagccacaggtgGACCCTACTTGCTGGAACGGTCATCACTTGGCCGGATTTCCAAGCTGCCTTCCGTGCTCCATTTATTCCTCAGGGAATCATGGAcaggaagaagcgtgagttccgcaacctcacccaaggcaacaagtcTGTAGATGCTTATCAGCGGGAATTTTTGGACTTGTCCCGCTACACTGAAGAAGACATTGCTACTGATGCTCGCAGACAGGAAAAGTTTCATGATGGACTTCACCCTGATATCAAGCTAGCACTGCTTGTTCATGACTTTGTTGATTtctccaccttggtgaacaaggctaTTCAGGTTGAGACTAGTCTTCAGGAACACCAGGGATCCCTCAGGCGAAGCCGTGACgctggctcatcttcgggctcgtcAGCATAG
- the LOC109735709 gene encoding protein trichome birefringence-like 11 — protein MVGSPTKRLARRVMRRPLEKAGMVGLAVVATATAALLLLVCAASLRCSAAVDYALAAPRRLWSGGVSIAAEASPSPSAVRGSGAVKKAAAAAAAMVVGEECDLFDGSWVWDDTYPLYESKDCPFLDVGFRCSENGRPDASYVKWRWQPSRCDLPRFDAKFMLEKLRNRRVVFVGDSIGRNQWESLLCMLSSAVPNKKSIYEINGSPITKHMGFLIFKFSDYNCTVEYYRSPFIVLQGRAPAGAPKVVKYTVRVDAMDWMSGRGKWSSADILIFNTGHWWNYEKTIRGGAYFQEGSEVKMEMTVTDAYQKSIRTLFNWLHKEVNTSKTHVIFRTYAPVHFRGGDWRSGGSCHLETLPDATPVKSLEEWADMLQPVHNFLGSSIRPKLPGLAILNVTQMTAQRKDGHLSVYLSPSGPVPLHRQDCSHWCLPGVPDTWNELLYAVFMKRQKMMDQNVSLAGSTTLNTG, from the exons atGGTGGGGTCGCCGACGAAGCGGCTGGCGCGGCGGGTGATGAGGAGGCCGCTGGAGAAGGCCGGGATGGTGGGGCTCGCTGTAGTGGCCACGGCCACCGCCGCGCTGCTGCTGCTCGTCTGTGCCGCCTCGCTCCGCTGCTCCGCCGCCGTCGACTACGCGCTCGCGGCGCCCAGGAGGCTCTGGAGCGGCGGGGTCTCCATCGCGGCCGaggcgtcgccgtcgccgtcggcggTGAGGGGGAGCGGCGCCGTtaagaaggcggcggcggcggcggcggcgatggtggTAGGGGAGGAGTGCGACCTGTTCGACGGGAGTTGGGTGTGGGACGACACCTACCCGCTCTACGAGTCCAAGGACTGCCCCTTCTTAGACGTCGGGTTCCGGTGCTCGGAAAACGGCCGGCCGGACGCTTCCTATGTCAAATGGCGGTGGCAGCCGTCGCGCTGCGATCTACCCAG atttgatgccaaatttatGCTCGAGAAGCTACGGAATAGAAGGGTGGTATTTGTTGGTGATTCAATTGGAAGGAACCAATGGGAGTCTCTGCTTTGTATGCTCTCTAGTGCTGTTCCTAACAAGAAGTCCATCTATGAAATTAATGGGAGTCCCATCACAAAGCACATGGGTTTCTTGATTTTCAAGTTTAGTGACTACAATTGCACTGTGGAGTATTACAGATCTCCTTTTATAGTCCTTCAAGGCCGTGCACCAGCTGGAGCCCCTAAGGTTGTTAAGTACACAGTTAGGGTGGATGCCATGGATTGGATGTCGGGCCGCGGTAAGTGGAGCAGTGCTGATATTTTGATCTTTAACACTGGGCATTGGTGGAACTACGAGAAAACTATCAGAGG GGGTGCCTATTTCCAAGAAGGAAGTGAGGTCAAGATGGAGATGACTGTTACTGATGCGTACCAAAAATCAATACGAACACTATTCAATTGGCTTCACAAAGAAGTTAACACAAGCAAGACCCACGTCATCTTCCGTACTTATGCTCCTGTGCACTTCAG AGGTGGTGACTGGAGGAGTGGAGGGAGTTGCCACTTGGAAACTCTTCCTGATGCGACACCAGTTAAATCACTGGAGGAATGGGCTGACATGCTTCAACCTGTGCATAATTTTCTTGGGAGTAGCATCAGACCCAAGCTGCCTGGGTTAGCTATATTGAACGTGACACAGATGACAGCGCAGCGAAAAGATGGTCACCTCTCAGTATACCTCAGCCCTTCAGGACCTGTACCTCTGCACAGGCAGGATTGCAGCCATTGGTGCTTGCCTGGAGTTCCTGATACCTGGAATGAGCTTCTGTACGCCGTCTTCATGAAAAGGCAAAAGATGATGGACCAAAATGTTTCTCTTGCAGGCTCAACAACACTGAACACAGGCTGA